The nucleotide sequence AAGATGGGCAATccactatataaaagagagtacaaactGTTAAGAAAGATAAACTCACAAAATTCACTCTGAATAAAAAGAGTTTCACACAAGTGATACTGCAAAACTTGTGTCTCACAAAATCTCCCCCAAACGAAACTCTCAAACccactacattgtggatgctacaaaAGTAGAAGAAATGAGTCTTTATTCATAGAGTGTATAGCCAAATATGGAGAATATGTCttccttttcctaaaagaaaaatccaattatggtacctaaaagaaaacCCAATtgtggtaagaaaatcaggacaaacaCCAAACAATACGTACAAATTAAATATTACTATATTACTGCTGGCTATAAAATACCTATACAAATTAATGACTTCTTTTTAATTGAGTTCGTCTAACTGttgcttttgatttattttttttagaaatctaATTATGCACGCATTATTGTCTGCTTTTAAAACAACGATTGTAAGCTAATGAGGAAACAGCCTTTAAAGGATGGGATTATGATGTTAGGGAAAAGAAAAACTTTGAACAGATTTTAGGTATGGGTATGTAATAAAACAGAATTTAGGTATGGACATATAATGTTAATTCTTTCCAATTTACTTTGAAGAAGATTTAAGACAGATAGTACTATTTTCGTAGAAATGATAAATGAATTGGAATGGGCCGAGGCATGCAGAGAGGGTGAttcaacaaaaatttaatttgtcGATCTcgctttttattttttcaatccaCTTTGTGTCGCCCATCTGGCTTTAATTTCCTTTTTATGAAGTGGAATGGGGCGAGGCACCACATATATACTTTTCTTTCCACACCTCCAAATTTTGTAATGTAATTTTCCTTTTATCttctaattattatatattttaaaataattattcgaTATTGTTAATATTTCTTTGAGCCAAAGTAAAAATATGTGGTCACAAGTGATTTTTAggtctcatttgtttgcacttaatggaagtttgaatctgaatgattcagacttcagaccattaagtacatttgttttttattaaggttttaattCTTAATAAgcctgaataggtcttaatcattcagaccTAGAATCAAGTTTTAATAGGTACAAACGGATATTCTGgtattggataatattcaccactctattcatattcagcagtcaccaccactaaccacctctacCTCTGTCACcgttgtcaaccaccacccaccaccaccaaccacctccaccatcacaaccaccatcgacaaaaAATACCGATACCAACCACAATTGTGTGCAAGAACAAAGTTAGGCAAGTGATTTTCTGGCCAAGAATTATTCAAACTAAAATATCATTGGCCAATAGAAAGTGTTTGCTACCAAAATTCACTCCTATAAATAGACATACCTTACCAGCaacaaccaaccaacacattCTCTCGTTACTCCTATTACTTCCTAACGTTTTTTTAGAAGTGTTCAGCACAATGATTTATATAGtacttataaatattattttagtaatacatatttaatttttagtattacTGTTTTACTAATAAGTAATTTATGTTACTCTTACAATAATTTTTCAGCATGATTatattgatataataaaattaccatcgtcatattttattattatattatagtagTATATTGTGATTTAAGATTCGGTATGGTATTGTTATATtactttgaataaataatattattattgagtTACTTTTACCCATTGTTCTAATAAGGTAGAAGATAATTAGTCTTGTAAAAACAATTCTAGGCTTCAAAGTTCGTAGCATACTTCTACCATGACACAAGCTCAACTAGGAGATCACCGGGAGGATCCAACACAAGTACAACATTCCGGTTTGTCTTCTCCCATGTGGAACGATGAGAATTTACCAAACCATGAATTTATAACATTGAAACAAGATGAAGTAGTTATAGTGATGGTTCCATTTCCAGCTCAAGGCCATCTCAACCAACTTCTCCAACTTTCATGTTTAATCTCCTCGTATGGTCTACCTGTCTACTTTGTTGGCTCGGCCACACATAATCGTCAAGCCAGGATCCGAGCCAATGCCTTAAATCCTTCAGACATAGCCAAAGTCCATTTCCATGACCTCCCAACTCCTGAATTTACCTCACCACCACCTGATTTTAATGCATTGAGCAAATTCCCATCACATCTTCAGCCATCATGGGATGCTTGTATGCTTCTTCGCGAGCCCATTGCTTCTTTCTTACGTGAtatttcatcaaaagaaagacGAGTCATTGTTGTTCATGATCCGTTAATGTCCTATAATGTTCAGGATACTGCTTCTCTGTCCAATGCTGAATCATATATCTTTCGTTGCATTTCAGCTTTCACTTCGTATACTATGATATGCTCATCTTTGAAGATGTCTGTTCAACTTGAAGAGGAACTGCTTATAAAGCTGCCCGCCCTTGAAGGAATTTCAACCGATGAAGCCAGGGACTTTTCAGCCTCTCATCATCCATACATGGATATTCGATCAGGTGATATCCATAATACAAACAAAGTAATTGAAGGCAAGTTTCTTGATTTGCTGGAACAAGCAGAAACTAATCAGAACAAGAAACAATGGGCAATTGGACCTATTCTGCCTACTAAACTCGTTCATATTTCAAATAGGAATAATACATGTTTGGAGTGGCTGAACAAACAACCTCCGAGATCAGTTCTTTATATATCATTTGGAACAACAACTTCATTTTCCGATAGAGAAATCAAGGAGCTCGCGATGGGATTAGAGCAAAGCAAACAGAGGTTCATATGGGTGTTGAGAGATGCAGATAGAGGAGATATCTTTAAAGGGGAGATTAGAAAAGTTGAGTTGCCTAAATGGTTTGAGGAAAGAGTAAAAGGGGTCGGGTTAGTGGTAAGAGAATGGACACCACAACCAGAAATCTTGGCTCATTCATCTACAGGAGGGTTCATGAGTCATTGCGGATGGAACTCTTGCATAGAGAGCATTACTATGGGAGTTCCTATAGCTGCTTGGCCTATGCACTCTGACCAACCAATGACTAGTTTCTTGGTGACAGAAGCGTTAAAAATAGGCCTGATTGTTAGGGAGTGGGAGAAACGCGAGCAGCTAGTGAGTGCATCCACTATTGAAAATGTCGTGAGGAAGTTGATGACATCAAAAGAAGGAGATGTGATTAGAAAAAGAGCAGAAGAATTGGGAGAAGCTGTAAGGCAGTCCACAGAGAAAGGGGGAGCTTCTAGAGCGGAGTTGGATTCTTTCATCGCGCATATCACAAGATAGACGAAGTATTTTCAGTATCTTTAACTTTTATGCCTATAAGTTGGATGCTTTCTTTGTACTTCTCTCTTGACAGATAATATGGTTTTAATATGAATAAATGTTTGCCAAGATAATTTGCAAGGAAGTTTAACTTTTAACAAATGGAAGTCAAGTCTTTGGTGAAATCAACAATTTCACTCCTTCCAAGAGGTCTTTATTTTCCTTATGAATATACTAACATACTTCAAATGCTGCAGAAACTGCATTAGATGTTATACTACATTAATTTCTGATACTCATCATTTTGACATTTAGCAGGCATAAGGGTGTTAAAGTGGGCCAGGTCAGGTCAACCCGGAACCAGCCCGTTAATTTTAGCCGGATTGTGGTTAAGTTAGCTGGGCCGGGTCCGGGTTCAacgataaaatatttaaaatatccctaacccgacccacttaacccaatccggtcaaacccacctaaacccggttaaaaattcggtcaaacccggtcaaaaattaaaaaaaaagtttttttcaatatacactatatatacccaccaatatacattttaaatacgttaaacaatatatatacactatatatatatatatatagtatatactacattagaatttaaaaaatatatacacatatacacaattacacatatatacgtaacattcaGTATATAtaactatacgtactactttaaataaaacatatactacaatatatatatactacaataNNNNNNNNNNNNNNNNNNNNNNNNNNNNNNNNNNNNNNNNNNNNNNNNNNNNNNNNNNNNNNNNNNNNNNNNNNNNNNNNNNNNNNNNNNNNNNNNNNNNNNNNNNNNNNNNNNNNNNNNNNNNNNNNNNNNNNNNNNNNNNNNNNNNNNNNNNNNNNNNNNNNNNNNNNNNNNNNNNNNNNNNNNNNNNNNNNNNNNNNNNNNNNNNNNNNNNNNNNNNNNNNNNNNNNNNNNNNNNNNNNNNNNNNNNNNNNNNNNNNNNNNNNNNNNNNNNNNNNNNNNNNNNNNNNNNNNNNNNNNNNNNNNNNNNNNNNNNNNNNNNNNNNNNNNNNNNNNNNNNNNNNNNNNNNNNNNNNNNNNNNNNNNNNNNNNNNNNNNNNNNNNNNNNNNNNNNNNNNNNNNNNNNNNNNNNNNNNNNNNNNNNNNNNNNNNNNNNNNNNNNNNNNNNNNNNNNNNNNNNNNNNNNNNNNNNNNNNNNNNNNNNNNNNNNNNNNNNNNNNNNNNNNNNNNNNNNNNNNNNNNNNNNNNNNNNNNNNNNNNNNNNNNNNNNNNNNNNNNNNNNNNNNNNNNNNNNNNNNNNNNNNNNNNNNNNNNNNNNNNNNNNNNNNNNNNNNNNNNNNNNNNNNNNNNNNNNNNNNNNNNNNNNNNNNNNNNNNNNNNNNNNNNNNNNNNNNNNNNNNNNNNNNNNNNNNNNNNNNNNNNNNNNNNNNNNNNNNNNNNNNNNNNNNNNNNNNNNNNNNNNNNNNNNNNNNNNNNNNNNNNNNNNNNNNNNNNNNNNNNNNNNNNNNNNNNNNNNNNNNNNNNNNNNNNNNNNNNNNNNNNNNNNNNNNNNNNNNNNNNNNNNNNNNNNNNNNNNNNNNNNNNNNNNNNNNNNNNNNNNNNNNNNNNNNNNNNNNNNNNNNNNNNNNNNNNNNNNNNNNNNNNNNNNNNNNNNNNNNNNNNNNNNNNNNNNNNNNNNNNNNNNNNNNNNNNNNNNNNNNNNNNNNNNNNNNNNNNNNNNNNNNNNNNNNNNNNNNNNNNNNNNNNNNNNNNNNNNNNNNNNNNNNNNNNNNNNNNNNNNNNNNNNNNNNNNNNNNNNNNNNNNNNNNNNNNNNNNNNNNNNNNNNNNNNNNNNNNNNNNNNNNNNNNNNNNNNNNNNNNNNNNNNNNNNNNNNNNNNNNNNNNNNNNNNNNNNNNNNNNNNNNNNNNNNNNNNNNNNNNNNNNNNNNNNNNNNNNNNNNNNNNNNNNNNNNNNNNNNNNNNNNNNNNNNNNNNNNNNNNNNNNNNNNNNNNNNNNNNNNNNNNNNNNNNNNNNNNNNNNNNNNNNNNNNNNNNNNNNNNNNNNNNNNNNNNNNNNNNNNNNNNNNNNNNNNNNNNNNNNNNNNNNNNNNNNNNNNNNNNNNNNNNNNNNNNNNNNNNNNNNNNNNNNNNNNNNNNNNNNNNNNNNNNNNNNNNNNNNNNNNNNNNNNNNNNNNNNNNNNNNNNNNNNNNNNNNNNNNNNNNNNNNNNNNNNNNNNNNNNNNNNNNNNNNNNNNNNNNNNNNNNNNNNNNNNNNNNNNNNNNNNNNNNNNNNNNNNNNNNNNNNNNNNNNNNNNNNNNNNNNNNNNNNNNNNNNNNNNNNNNNNNNNNNNNNNNNNNNNNNNNNNNNNNNNNNNNNNNNNNNNNNNNNNNNNNNNNNNNNNNNNNNNNNNNNNNNNNNNNNNNNNNNNNNNNNNNNNNNNNNNNNNNNNNNNNNNNNNNNNNNNNNNNNNNNNNNNNNNNNNNNNNNNNNNNNNNNNNNNNNNNNNNNNNNNNNNNNNNNNNNNNNNNNNNNNNNNNNNNNNNNNNNNNNNNNNNNNNNNNNNNNNNNNNNNNNNNNNNNNNNNNNNNNNNNNNNNNNNNNNNNNNNNNNNNNNNNNNNNNNNNNNNNNNNNNNNNNNNNNNNNNNNNNNNNNNNNNNNNNNNNNNNNNNNNNNNNNNNNNNNNNNNNNNNNNNNNNNNNNNNNNNNNNNNNNNNNNNNNNNNNNNNNNNNNNNNNNNNNNNNNNNNNNNNNNNNNNNNNNNNNNNNNNNNNNNNNNNNNNNNNNNNNNNNNNNNNNNNNNNNNNNNNNNNNNNNNNNNNNNNNNNNNNNNNNNNNNNNNNNNNNNNNNNNNNNNNNNNNNNNNNNNNNNNNNNNNNNNNNNNNNNNNNNNNNNNNNNNNNNNNNNNNNNNNNNNNNNNNNNNNNNNNNNNNNNNNNNNNNNNNNNNNNNNNNNNNNNNNNNNNNNNNNNNNNNNNNNNNNNNNNNNNNNNNNNNNNNNNNNNNNNNNNNNNNNNNNNNNNNNNNNNNNNNNNNNNNNNNNNNNNNNNNNNNNNNNNNNNNNNNNNNNNNNNNNNNNNNNNNNNNNNNNNNNNNNNNNNNNNNNNNNNNNNNNNNNNNNNNNNNNNNNNNNNNNNNNNNNNNNNNNNNNNNNNNNNNNNNNNNNNNNNNNNNNNNNNNNNNNNNNNNNNNNNNNNNNNNNNNNNNNNNNNNNNNNNNNNNNNNNNNNNNNNNNNNNNNNNNNNNNNNNNNNNNNNNNNNNNNNNNNNNNNNNNNNNNNNNNNNNNNNNNNNNNNNNNNNNNNNNNNNNNNNNNNNNNNNNNNNNNNNNNNNNNNNNNNNNNNNNNNNNNNNNNNNNNNNNNNNNNNNNNNNNNNNNNNNNNNNNNNNNNNNNNNNNNNNNNNNNNNNNNNNNNNNNNNNNNNNNNNNNNNNNNNNNNNNNNNNNNNNNNNNNNNNNNNNNNNNNNNNNNNNNNNNNNNNNNNNNNNNNNNNNNNNNNNNNNNNNNNNNNNNNNNNNNNNNNNNNNNNNNNNNNNNNNNNNNNNNNNNNNNNNNNNNNNNNNNNNNNNNNNNNNNNNNNNNNNNNNNNNNNNNNNNNNNNNNNNNNNNNNNNNNNNNNNNNNNNNNNNNNNNNNNNNNNNNNNNNNNNNNNNNNNNNNNNNNNNNNNNNNNNNNNNNNNNNNNNNNNNNNNNNNNNNNNNNNNNNNNNNNNNNNNNNNNNNNNNNNNNNNNNNNNNNNNNNatatatatatatatatatatatatatatatataaactacaatatatatatagttatatactaatttataaaacatatacacatatatacattaaatatacacatctatagaagatagatacacaaatatacaaaatatatgctacttaatgtaataaattaataatacttgatagtaaattaataatatattaaaagtaaatttttaatttaaactagaaattcaatttaaatcattaaatgaaaaaaattacaaagtaaggactaaggagtgaatgaatgttgaattttattgattgcaaaatgatccaaaatttataatttacataaatgaaaaatctacaaattatgcattttttttccaactcattcatgttaatattaacggaaacttgcatagaatagtcaaagtcaatgggaGCAataccatgcattggacttgattctgctgagttctcccgtgaagtcataatttcttcaagtttctgctcgtcgTTTGGCTCcgcttccattccttgatttcttttttccgctctaatccaatctctgaggcaaactagaacattcattgcattgcttcccaatgagtgtcggttgtctccaagttgttgtcgtccttgactaaaagcgctctctgatgtaacagttgacattggaacattcaagatatcactagctaatcttgaaagcacaggatattatgtttcattactcatccaccaatccaacgtgttgatccgtcgtctgcgatcctctggcggtgatcgaagataatacttaagctctttctGATAAGTTGATctgtaagctctctcatcaacactgttccaacaaggtaaatcataaaaggaatcaggaaaaccactatgtgtcggccttttagaagatgatggcacctcgggaggatgaggagcgacagttggagtgatatgtgtcggtacagctaaatcaactaaatcagcatagtggttatataatttatctatgtaagcattcgcATCAGCCATAGCCGttcacaaatcaggttgtacttattcagaatcattgttagtatttatttctaagttagcataaataagtgTATTAAAGtagcacatagtattatatttcatgcacggatttagcatagcaccaaccaagtaaatagggggaatcggaaaaaaatatttttcaaatttagtaaacatggcaccaacatcttctttataaccttttttatttttatattctttgagcaaaccagaaatatcggctatatataccaaaatattttaaacagtaggataataagcactagaaaattcaaccgtagctctataaaatttttctaaaaacttaacaagatcattaattacaactcaatcagaatcatgtaacatgcaatcagcagaatcagcaaatgaactacaatgttgattaaaagtagtgtaataggaactttatatttataacaagtttttaaaaaatcatacgtagaattccatctaatatcaatttcctcaggcatcaatatcggtgcaagtccatttcttgacatttaactttaaattctctatttttttctttgattatttccttgaataaaaccaacagcaagacgaattttttcaatataaagctcaaaaaacttaAGACcatctttcataattaaattatatacatgacacacacacttaatatgaaaaatctCAGGTAACGGcagagatagcttagattttaactttctAGAGCAGTCTTGTTgctagaagcattatcaaaagcaatacataagattttattttagatatcatACAATTCTGAAACTTTAAaaatcgaatcagcaataaaatctccagtatgtttacaatcttcatcatataaaaaagcaagaatacatttttgcatcataaaattacTATCCATCTAGTGGCAAGTAacgattaaataatcatttttatttacagcacgaccaagatcagaagttagggacaatctacattgaatattttttaacaatgtagataattaaaaataatattgtgaatgaattctaaaaatatcaaaccgacaagtacttctaggaataccactaaacataggattataaattgctttaATATAATggataaaggcatcagaagaaggaaaactaaaaggcaaacaacccacagctaccatttttgctatttcttcccggtccctcaatttattatacttcttaatTACATGACcagttgttgggtccattctagctTGTGTGGGCCCACCAATAGCCTCACCTCCTTTTACAATTTGTAACTCTCTTTTGTGAAGATCCTCTATATGTCTCGTTAATGTACTCGTACCCTCTTGATTGCcccctcttttatgcttatatattttttgacaaatattgcattgcacctcaatatctgatatacgttcaaaaaattgacATACAATACTAGTTATTTTACAAGCTCTTaaggcacggggaggacggggagggagattaaccgattcggatctaacattagcatttcctactgtgggtgtctcaccaatattttcatcatcttcatctaaattaactgcatctacttcattttcttcttctataccgtaatttttcggagcttctacataattcatatcgtgagcacctacacctatttcttcctcaaaaagtGTACCAAGGAGTACCGAAGGCGAAGGTacacaggtatatctactacttgaagtacctctacctctagtaattcgctttttgctACCATTACCACTTttgggataaaaaattttaacacctttagtggcgaggtttcttaatttatccataatataaattaaactaaacaaattcaaaacataaatataataaaattaaatattcaacaattaatatactaattaaaaattaaacgtaagagatagaatgataatatcaaattttagaagtatccgaaggttgcgactttagaaactaccactcgtactttgtaatcgcaaaattaaaaaattaaagtgagcactgtaggaatttaaatatatagaatatttgagaattgagagagaatgagatttgagagaatgaaaatttgtgtgaaaaataatttgagagTACAGagaatttatagaaatttttttgggattaaaaaaatatttaaattgaaaaaaattactaaaaaaggCGAATTGAGCCGTTTTAAGGGCCCAAATGGTAATATAGTCGTTGGGCCCAACGGTCAACTAGCCCAACGGTTAAATTTTGACCAaatccaaattttaaaaaaaaaattaggccGGTTAACCGACTGGCCCGAACCGGGTTTGGTCCGGGCCTAAACCAAAAAATAACCCAACCCAGGACTCGGTATCCTACAGCCCGTGGGCTGACCGTGCCAGGTCATACCGGGCTGGGTTTGCTTAGTGGGTCGGGCTGGGCTGGATCATCCTGACCCGTTTGACAGGCTTAAGTAGGCATTTGGCCATGAATATCATTTGTTTTTTTCCAGAGTTGAATTTCAAAAAACTTGTTTGGCTAtaaaattttggaaaattttggaATTCAACTTGAAGTTCAGAATTTGAAAAAATCCAAGAAGTTGTTTTCACTCTTTccactccaattgatattcatggccaaacacgaCTCCAACgtcaacttcaactccaactccatgTAATATCCCACACTTTAGGACTAGAATTTAAACCTTTCTTCATACATGTATAGACCCTAGAGTATAACAATTTATGCGGCCTACTACCAACAAAGTTAAAGgcctttgagtcttctttccaac is from Capsicum annuum cultivar UCD-10X-F1 chromosome 5, UCD10Xv1.1, whole genome shotgun sequence and encodes:
- the LOC107872369 gene encoding zeatin O-glucosyltransferase-like codes for the protein MTQAQLGDHREDPTQVQHSGLSSPMWNDENLPNHEFITLKQDEVVIVMVPFPAQGHLNQLLQLSCLISSYGLPVYFVGSATHNRQARIRANALNPSDIAKVHFHDLPTPEFTSPPPDFNALSKFPSHLQPSWDACMLLREPIASFLRDISSKERRVIVVHDPLMSYNVQDTASLSNAESYIFRCISAFTSYTMICSSLKMSVQLEEELLIKLPALEGISTDEARDFSASHHPYMDIRSGDIHNTNKVIEGKFLDLLEQAETNQNKKQWAIGPILPTKLVHISNRNNTCLEWLNKQPPRSVLYISFGTTTSFSDREIKELAMGLEQSKQRFIWVLRDADRGDIFKGEIRKVELPKWFEERVKGVGLVVREWTPQPEILAHSSTGGFMSHCGWNSCIESITMGVPIAAWPMHSDQPMTSFLVTEALKIGLIVREWEKREQLVSASTIENVVRKLMTSKEGDVIRKRAEELGEAVRQSTEKGGASRAELDSFIAHITR